In the genome of Marinifilum sp. JC120, the window TTCCCCGCGCGTGAAACAAGCAAATCGCGCATGGAAACAACACCCACAAGCTGATTGCGGCGGCCCACTACATAGGCATAATAAGGAATACTTTTGTCTTCTACTTCCTTGCGTATTTCTGCAATGGCCTGATCAACGGTCATATTGTCGCGGACAATGGCGACCTCGGTGGTCATAACACCACCGGCGGTGTCAGGATCAAAGGTCAGCAGAGTTGAAATTTCTTCCCTGTCTTCGGCCTTGATCTGACGCAAAAGGGTTTCCCGCAGATTATCATCAAGATCTTCAATAATATCCGTGGCATCATCCGGGGACATAATCTCAAGGATACGGGCAGCCATTCCGACATTAAGCCGTTTAATGAGATCCCGCTGATCATATTTTTCCATCTCAGCAATGGAGTCTGCGGCATCACGGATAGGCAACTGCTTGATAAACTTGACCTGTTCTTCCAGACCAAGTTCTTCAATATGATCAGCAGCATCCGCAGGGTGCATGGCATCAATAACCCGCTGGTCAACTTCGCCAGCGCGCCCTTTGCCGTGTTCCTGCCACCGTCTGAGTGGTTCGGGTATTCCTTTTGGATTAGCCATGGCGCATCAACTATACCAAATAAACTTAAAGGTCAAAATTTATCACTTTGAAACTGCTGAAAGTTTAGCTTGTGAAATCCTTCTCAGCCCTTGTGCTGCCTTATAAAACGGGATACGAAATTTCGTTACATGACCTCAAACACAATGTTACAGAATACTAACAGGAATAACATGACTGAAAAAGCATTTACCGACTTCTTTCAGGCCGAAGCAAAAATGTTTCTTCTGGCCACTATAAGAATAGCTTTAAGCGAAGACGGCCCGGACCTGACCTCAATGGGCCTGTTTGAGCAGGACGATATTGCCACTGCTCAGATCATCGCAAAAGAAGATACCGTAATATCCGGACTGCCCCTTATCCACTTGATTCTTGAATTTGCAGATCAGGAAAACAAGTGTCAGGTGCATCTTAATGTTGACGAAGGTGATAAAATCTCTGAAGGAACACTCATCGCGGCCATTCAAGGCCCGGCAGGCCTTCTCCTCAAGGCTGAAAGAGTGATCCTGAACTTCATCTCCCACATGTCCGGAATCGCAACAGAAACCCGTAAATACGTAGACGCGCTGGATCATAGCGAGACTATCCTCCTCGATACTCGCAAGACCCTACCCGGTCTGCGCTACCCTGAAAAATATGCTGTCCTCTGCGGCGGAGCAAAGAATCACAGACTCAAT includes:
- the nadC gene encoding carboxylating nicotinate-nucleotide diphosphorylase, with the translated sequence MTEKAFTDFFQAEAKMFLLATIRIALSEDGPDLTSMGLFEQDDIATAQIIAKEDTVISGLPLIHLILEFADQENKCQVHLNVDEGDKISEGTLIAAIQGPAGLLLKAERVILNFISHMSGIATETRKYVDALDHSETILLDTRKTLPGLRYPEKYAVLCGGAKNHRLNLVEMLMLKDNHIDRAGSITSAVEKLRTKYDQECPPIEVECRNQEEVDEAIACNVERIMLDNMSFEEAKAAITTIPDEIETEISGNVTLETIAALAEAKPDYISVGRITHSAKCSDMSMQIIPM